ATATATTTTCTGCAATTCCGGATGTTGAATATGACCGTGCTGCTGGAATAAATACCACTCCTGTTTTTATAGGTGAAAAATATGCATTAATTCTTACACTAATATTCTGGTCGATATTATCTGTAATAGTAATAATACTTGCAGGGTTCAGGTTATTAAGCTTTTTAGTATTATTATATCCTCTGTTTCCACTTCTACTCTTAATTACTGACAAATTGGATATTAATAAGCTTTACTGGTATTTGCCTTATGTAAATACAGCTTTAGGTGGTTTGCTTTTCTTTGCCCTGATTGTTAATAAAAATATTTTAAGCTTGTAAATTTACCCATTAATATTCGTTTTTTAATTTAATCACACGTTTTTAAGCGGTTGTTTGGAACAAAATACGCTAATGAAAATAATTAAAAATAGTCATGGTAAGTATTAATAAATATATTATTTATATTATTACAGTGGGTACTTATGGTAAATTTTCACAAATACTGGATTTCGGTAGTTGAATTAAGCCCTGTAAAAACTGCAGACTGAATTACAGTACCCGAATGTGGTAAAAAGAAATGTTGTGTCTGAAAATATTTAATTTCTAATTTGGTTTGGTAGGTTTAAGGAATAATGAGAGGTGAATTTAATGGAAAAGGTATGTAATGTTTCTGATATTCCGGAAGGGGCTATAAGGGGGTTCACTGTTAAATTCAGATACCTTCTTCTGGCGAATTTAGGTGGAAAATTTTATGCTGTAGATGCTGTGTGTCCCCATATGGGCGGGTACCTCCCTATTGGCAAGTTTGAAAACGGCATTGTAACATGTCCGGTGCACGGCTCCCAGTACGATGTTAAAACTGGAAAACTCGTTAAAGATGTCCCTGGCTTTTTGAAGATTGTTACAGGCGGAGGGTCGCGTGATTTGAACAGTTATAACGTTGAAATAGAAAATAACTCTGTTTTTGTTAAATTTTAAATTGAGGAATGAACTGTAAAATGGATAACCGGTTTTAATGATGGGTTTAAATTTATTTGGTGTTTGAAAAAATCTGTCGAAATTTACCGTTGAAAAATCGTAGCTTCCAAAAAAACGCGGAGTTTTGATGTTTGCAAAAATCAAAAATTTTATTTGATTGAAACTCCTTGAACTATTCACATTATGTCCTAACATGGCACCTCAGATATTGAAAAGCGTCACAAAGCTATATGTGGGAGAATATGAAAAGAGAGGAAGTTAAAAAGTTAATGTACAGACGGTTTATTGAACCTACAAAACTAAAAAAAGATGTTTTTACTGGAGTAGAACTGGAATTACCTATTATCAACTTAAATAAAACGGCAGTGGATTTTAAACTAGTTCATAAATTGACTGTAAAATTTAAAAACTACTTTAACTTCAAAATAAAAGACAGAGATGAAAATAATGTAATCTGTGCCCTTGAAGATCAGGTGACAGGTGATATCTATACTTTCGATTGTTCTTATAACAACCTTGAAATTTCATTTGGAAAAGAAAAAAACTTGTACCATGTTAAAGAAAGGTTTGAAGAATACTATAAATTTATTCAGGACGTATTAAATAAAGAAAACCATACTCTAACCGGATTAGGCATTAATCCTTATAGAAAACATAACAAACGTCTTCCTATACCTAATGGGAGATACAGGATGTTGTATCATCATTTATGTTTATATAAGTTGTATGGGGATGGAATAAACTTTCATGATATGCCTGAATTTGGTATGTTTACGAGTGCATCACAGACTCATATAGATGTTAATTTTGATGATTTAATACTTGCCCTAAGTGTATTTTCCAAACTTGAGCCAATAAAAGCTGTTCTTTTTTCTAATTCTGTGTTAAACGGAGAAAACATGGAACTGGCCTGCAGTCGAGATATGCTGTGGGAAGACAGTATGCATGGGTATAATAAGAAAAACATTGGAATGTTTGATACCCTACCGCAAAATATTGAAGAACTCCTTGAATATTTGCTCAGTACAAGCATATACTGTACTGAACAGGAAGGGAAGTACCTTAATTTCCAACCTACTGTAGTAACTGAATTTTTTAAAAAAGATGAAATAAATGGAGAATACTTTGAAGGTGGAAAATATCATGAAATAATATTTAAACCAAAAAAAGGGGACTTTAATTATTTTCGACCTTTTAAATTTGTTGATTTAACTTTTAGGGGCACAATAGAATTTAGATCAGTTTGTTGTCAGCCGATTAATGAAACAATGACTGCTCATGCATTCCATCTGGGACTTATAAATCAGATAGATGAAGTAAACCAAATTTTAGATGAGGATACTGCCATATTTAACAAGCCATACTCTTTAACTGAGCTGCGAAAAATGTTTGTAAAATCTTATCTTCCAGAATTTGTAGAGGAAAAAGAACTTAAAAAGCTTTTAATTAAAATTCTTGATCTAGCATCAAAAAGCCTAAAAGAAAGGGGAAACAAAGAGGAAAAGCTGCTAAATCCATTGTATAAGCGAGCAAAATCATTAGAAAACCCTGCTCAAAGACTGATAAAACATCTGAATTCTGGAGGAAAAATAGAAGAGCTAATCCATGAATATGGAAAGCTCTAGTTCAATGGATAACTTAATTTATTTACTTGTTTTCACTTAAATGACATACACATGTATTCTGGCTGATATTTAATGTGTGATGATGCTCTGGTTCATATTGATGGCTTAATTAACTTGTTTTTACTTGATGGCATATTATATGTATTCTGGTTGATACTTAACATGTGGTAGTGCGTTATTATAATTTTTACAAGTCCAGATACATAGTTGTTTAAACTGCTAAAATTAATTATTAATTTTAATTTATAAACAAATGAAAAAATTTAAATTCACTGTAGTAACACTTTACTTAAAAACTTAAACATTTTTTAAGTAACAGGTGAACATTTTGGATAAACAGCGATTACTGGAAACATTTTCAGATTTAGTTTCAATTTACAGCCCCTCCCTTTCAGAAAGACTTGTTTGTGATTATTTAAGTTTTAAGCTTAGCAAATTAGGATTTACCCTTCATGAAGATTTAGTAGGTGAAAAGATTGGGGGAAACAGTGGGAACTTATATGGATTTTTACCAGGGGATGAATCTTTAGAGCCACTGCTTTTCTGTGCGCACATGGATACAGTAGAACCTGCCAAAGGAAAAAAAGCCATATTCCATGATGATGGGTCAATTACATCAAATGGAGACACTATTTTGGGATGCGATGCATTATCTGGAGTATCAGCCATTATAGAAGCGGTTACAGCAATAAAAGAAGAAAACATAAACCATCGTCCAATAGAAGTATTATTTTGCGTTGCAGAAGAGATATATGGTCTTGGATCAAAGTTTTTTGATTATTCTATGATAAAATCAAAAGAATCATACACTCTTGATTTATCAGGAGAAGTTGGATCAGCTGCTTATAAAGCGCCTTCACTCCTTACTTTTGATATAATCATAAAGGGAAAGTCAGCTCATTCTAGTTTTAAATGTAAAGAAAATGTTAATGCGATAATCGTTGCTGCAAAAGCACTTGCACAAATAAAAACCGGCAAGATTAATGAAAACTCTACATGTAACATAGGACTTATTCAAGGGGGACGCGCTCCAAATATTGTGCCTGATTTATGTGCTGTTAAAGGAGAAATAAGAAGTTATTCCCATGATGAGACTTTTAGATTATTAGATGAAGTTATAGAAATATTTTCCAAAATAACGGAAGAACACGGGGCCAAAATGCAAGTTACACATGAACTTCGTATAGAAGCATATGAAACACCATTAAACCATTCTGTTATAAAAAGGTTTCAAAATGTATGTGAAAAATTAGGCATTCCTTGTAAACTATGCTCCACACTCGGTGGTAGCGACAACAACAACATAGAACAGCATGATATAAATGGACTTGTGCTGGCGGCAGCCATGAACGGTTGCCATTCCTGTGAAGAATGCACTTCTGTTTTTGAACTTGAAAATATAACAAAAATTGTAATTGAATTGATGAAGGGTGAAATTTAAAAGACACTGATGAATACAGCACACTTAAACAACGTTTAGCCGCGCAAAATGAGATTATATTAACTCTAGAAAGGAACAGGCTGCAAAATGAAACACTAATTAAACAGATCTGATGATTATGTCATAAAATTGAACAGTTAGAAGCTAGAATGATGAAATACCTAATGCCTTGATTAATTTATGGAGGAAATACTTTTGGATAATAGTAATATGTCTTTAAGCTTTTTAAATGAAGCATACAAATGTAAACCTGCAGATTTGAAAAATTTTCATATAATATTTTAATAAACTTTTACATTAGACTTTTATTAGATTAAGGATTATATATTGCCAGTTGAAATAAAATATCTTTAATGAAAAATGAATCAAACAAATTTGCTATAAAATTGAAATTATTCGAATTTGGATTTAATAAAAAACTGTTTTTTATTTTATGCATAACCATATTATGGCTGGCTGCTTTGATAGCTTATCTTACCCCTAATTTTAATCACTGGTTTTTACTAAATTTCAACTCATTACGTACTGATCCACTATTTGCCTCTTTATGTTATTATTATACTTATTACATGCTTTATGCTATCATACCTCTTGTTTTAATCTTTTATTTAGCGGCTTTTAAAGTTAATAAATTAAAAAAATACAGGATGGTACTTTTCCTTGCCTTTATAACTCTGGCCATCGGCATTCCAATATTAGATATAATAAAGTTATATTCAGCTGTTCCGCGTCCATGGATACTCTACCTCGATATTAATAGTTTATATCATGGAAGGGGGACTTCTTTTCCTTCCGGACATGCCTTTCAAGCATTTGCAGGTACATTACCAATTATAATCTGCTTTTTAACCAGTGATGGGTATTTTAAAAGAAACAATATAAAAATTGCATTAGCAATTTTATTGCTGATTTTTGCAATAAGCCTTTCTTTCAGCAGGATATTGGCCGGCATGCATTTTCTAACGGATGTTTTATTTGGAATTGGGCTTGCAATGTTTCTGATGGTTCTATTAGCGGTTCTATTAAAATGGTTATTAGATACTGGAAATTTAAACCTTAAAAATGAAAAATGGCATGCTCTTGTATTTACTATTTTGATAGTATTAGATCTAATTTATCTATGAATTAAAATTAAACAAGATTAATTTATATTTATTTGAATCAATTTTATCAGTAATTTAATATTATGTGGGTATTAATGGGATTATAAAAAATTAAAAAAGGATATTTTAATTAAATTTTCTTCATTAATTTTACTATTTTTAGCCATATGGTCGTTAAATGTTGATATGTTTAGCCACATGGTCGCTATATCTGATTTGTAGTGACATGATCAATCTAAAATGAGCAGATGGTATGATATCCAATACAATCATTTCCTGGTTTTTTTAATCTCTTTGGCCATTTTTTTTATATCTTTCCATTTCTTTTTTTCTGCAAGTTTAGGGTTCTTTTTCCTTTCAACAGCCTGCATTTCTTTTTGTAATTTTCTGTAACTTTCCAGCCTTTTATTTGATAGTGCTCCTTCTTTTATTGCTTTTTTGACGGCACACCCTGGTTCGGTTTCATGCAAGCAATCAGAAAATTTACACTGCATCTCAAGTTCTACAATATCACTGAAAAGATCGATCAATCCTTCTCCAGCATCCCATAACTGAAGTTCCCTCATTCCTGGATTGTCTATAATTAAACCGCCGTTTTCTAAAAGGATCATTTCTCTTTCAGTTGTGACATGCCTTCCTCTGCTGTCTTTTCCCCTGATTTCACCGACATTTTGTCTTTCATAACCTTCAAGAATATTGATAAGTGTAGATTTGCCCACACCGGAGGATCCTAAAAGTGTCACAGTTTCACCGTCTTTAAGATAAGGTGATAGTTGATCTATGCCTTTATTTTCCATAGAACTAATAGCAACCACATTTGTATTAGGTGAAATCTCTTTAACGTATCTTATTTTTTGTTCAACATCTTTGCAAAGATCTAATTTACTTAGAACCACTACTGGTTCTATTTTGCTTTCATTAGCTATAGCAAGGTATCGTTCTATCCTTCTTAAGTTAAAATCTTTGTTTAATGATGTAACTATGAAAACAGTATCAATATTTGTGACAATTATCTGTTCTTCAGTAACATTTCCAGCTCCTTTCCTGGAAAATTTGTTTTTTCGAGGTAGAATTGCATGTATAACAGTAGAACCTATGTCATCTTTTGATACGGCTACCCAATCCCCTACTGCGGGAAGTTCTCCATTTTGGCGTAAATTACCTGAAACTTTTGCACGGACCTCTTCAGATTTATTATACACTTTATAACCGTTTTTATATACAGTTGAGACCCTTGCTGGTTCATATAACTCTACATACTTCCTAAAATGTTTACCAAAAAAGGCATTCCATCCTAATTTCTTTAATAAATTATTCAATTTAATATCTCCATTTTATTAATATGGCAGTGTTCAGCTTTTTAGATCTGGGTTCTGATACTTAATTTTTCACTGAATTAGGAATTGTTCATAAGTATATAAGTATTATGCGTTTTTTATTAAATAGAAAAAGTTAGATAGTATTACGTGGGGTTTCAGGATATTTTAGAGGTTGCATCGATTTATATTTCTTTAAATTAGACTATATTTGGTCATATATTGCGTTATGGGTGGTTTAATGAACTTATATGTTAATAAGAATAAAATTTCCAGAAACGTGATGAAGATATTTTTGTTAAAATCTATCTATGAGTGCTACCACTTTTTACATTGTTTTTCA
This genomic window from Methanobacterium veterum contains:
- a CDS encoding Rieske (2Fe-2S) protein, encoding MEKVCNVSDIPEGAIRGFTVKFRYLLLANLGGKFYAVDAVCPHMGGYLPIGKFENGIVTCPVHGSQYDVKTGKLVKDVPGFLKIVTGGGSRDLNSYNVEIENNSVFVKF
- a CDS encoding M20/M25/M40 family metallo-hydrolase, whose protein sequence is MDKQRLLETFSDLVSIYSPSLSERLVCDYLSFKLSKLGFTLHEDLVGEKIGGNSGNLYGFLPGDESLEPLLFCAHMDTVEPAKGKKAIFHDDGSITSNGDTILGCDALSGVSAIIEAVTAIKEENINHRPIEVLFCVAEEIYGLGSKFFDYSMIKSKESYTLDLSGEVGSAAYKAPSLLTFDIIIKGKSAHSSFKCKENVNAIIVAAKALAQIKTGKINENSTCNIGLIQGGRAPNIVPDLCAVKGEIRSYSHDETFRLLDEVIEIFSKITEEHGAKMQVTHELRIEAYETPLNHSVIKRFQNVCEKLGIPCKLCSTLGGSDNNNIEQHDINGLVLAAAMNGCHSCEECTSVFELENITKIVIELMKGEI
- a CDS encoding phosphatase PAP2 family protein, which translates into the protein MIAYLTPNFNHWFLLNFNSLRTDPLFASLCYYYTYYMLYAIIPLVLIFYLAAFKVNKLKKYRMVLFLAFITLAIGIPILDIIKLYSAVPRPWILYLDINSLYHGRGTSFPSGHAFQAFAGTLPIIICFLTSDGYFKRNNIKIALAILLLIFAISLSFSRILAGMHFLTDVLFGIGLAMFLMVLLAVLLKWLLDTGNLNLKNEKWHALVFTILIVLDLIYL
- the rsgA gene encoding ribosome small subunit-dependent GTPase A, which gives rise to MNNLLKKLGWNAFFGKHFRKYVELYEPARVSTVYKNGYKVYNKSEEVRAKVSGNLRQNGELPAVGDWVAVSKDDIGSTVIHAILPRKNKFSRKGAGNVTEEQIIVTNIDTVFIVTSLNKDFNLRRIERYLAIANESKIEPVVVLSKLDLCKDVEQKIRYVKEISPNTNVVAISSMENKGIDQLSPYLKDGETVTLLGSSGVGKSTLINILEGYERQNVGEIRGKDSRGRHVTTEREMILLENGGLIIDNPGMRELQLWDAGEGLIDLFSDIVELEMQCKFSDCLHETEPGCAVKKAIKEGALSNKRLESYRKLQKEMQAVERKKNPKLAEKKKWKDIKKMAKEIKKTRK